The following coding sequences are from one Treponema parvum window:
- a CDS encoding Gfo/Idh/MocA family protein, protein MDTVRVAIIGTGGISHSHLKGYLSQGGRCKIVALCDIFPEKCAKLLDDLGVKMSQDITVTEDYKTLLNRDDIDLVSICLPPSLHCEVSCAFLLAGKNVLCEKPMASSLEEADKMIAAEKKSGKVLGIISQNRFYQDAWTVKKMLDSGVFGKVLLARANSMWYRGSNYYDLWWRGTWEKEGGGCVLNHAVHQIDMLSWFVGKLPDQVTAIFGNHAHKNSEVEDVGMALLSYPGAFAEINVSLNDMDERQYLQFQCEKASVAVPWSVKCMKQMPNGFPEADPESEKKFNDLFKTYEKLSFTGHDGEIANVLDCLQGKSALEVTSRHGRNALELIYSIYKSATTGKTVHLPIKQNDPFYTKEGTLSSVPRFYKKLKSIDNAEGEITLGSASKS, encoded by the coding sequence ATGGACACGGTCAGAGTTGCTATTATCGGAACGGGAGGTATTTCGCATTCCCATTTAAAAGGCTATCTGTCGCAGGGCGGCAGGTGTAAAATAGTCGCGCTTTGTGATATCTTTCCAGAAAAATGCGCCAAGCTCTTGGACGACCTTGGCGTAAAGATGTCCCAAGACATAACCGTTACCGAAGATTATAAAACGCTCTTAAACAGAGACGATATAGATCTTGTTTCGATTTGTCTTCCGCCGAGCCTTCACTGTGAAGTGAGCTGCGCTTTTTTACTTGCCGGAAAAAATGTTCTATGTGAAAAGCCTATGGCTTCAAGCCTTGAAGAAGCGGACAAAATGATTGCCGCTGAAAAAAAGAGCGGCAAGGTTCTGGGAATAATTTCTCAAAACCGCTTTTATCAGGATGCGTGGACTGTAAAAAAAATGCTCGACAGCGGCGTATTCGGCAAGGTTTTGCTCGCCAGAGCAAATTCAATGTGGTACCGCGGTTCAAATTATTACGATTTATGGTGGCGCGGCACTTGGGAAAAAGAAGGCGGAGGATGTGTTCTAAACCATGCGGTACATCAGATAGATATGTTGTCTTGGTTTGTAGGCAAACTTCCCGATCAGGTAACCGCGATCTTCGGCAATCACGCCCATAAAAACAGCGAAGTGGAAGACGTAGGTATGGCTTTGCTTTCGTATCCGGGCGCGTTTGCGGAAATAAACGTTTCTTTAAACGATATGGATGAAAGGCAGTATCTTCAGTTCCAGTGTGAAAAAGCTTCCGTAGCCGTGCCCTGGTCGGTAAAATGCATGAAGCAGATGCCGAACGGATTTCCTGAAGCCGATCCCGAATCCGAAAAAAAATTCAACGATCTGTTTAAAACTTATGAAAAGCTCAGCTTTACGGGGCATGACGGTGAAATTGCAAATGTGCTCGACTGTTTACAAGGGAAAAGCGCTCTTGAAGTCACAAGCCGGCACGGAAGGAATGCGCTTGAGCTTATTTATTCCATTTATAAGTCTGCGACGACGGGAAAGACCGTGCATTTGCCTATAAAACAAAACGATCCGTTTTATACGAAAGAAGGGACGCTTTCTTCGGTTCCGCGCTTTTATAAAAAACTGAAAAGCATAGACAATGCGGAAGGCGAGATAACGCTTGGCAGTGCGTCAAAATCATAA
- a CDS encoding TlpA family protein disulfide reductase, with protein sequence MKRQNKYFFTVIFAMVFLAVTASAQSVKKGTPAPDFSLTLPDGKAVNLASYRGKALLLHFWATWCPPCRAELPEMNKLAEKLASETDSKLAFLAVCVSDSEKSRSAFMKKNNYTFTGGLDASGAIAKKYGVFGIPASFLISPDGKIEDVFVGAMTPEKLASFVSAYEK encoded by the coding sequence ATGAAAAGACAAAATAAATATTTTTTTACAGTTATTTTTGCGATGGTTTTTTTAGCCGTAACCGCTTCGGCTCAGTCCGTAAAAAAAGGAACGCCAGCTCCTGATTTTTCATTGACGCTTCCCGACGGAAAGGCTGTGAACCTTGCCTCCTACCGCGGAAAGGCGCTGCTTTTGCACTTCTGGGCTACATGGTGTCCTCCGTGCAGAGCGGAACTTCCTGAAATGAATAAACTTGCGGAAAAGCTCGCATCAGAAACGGATTCCAAACTCGCTTTTCTTGCCGTTTGCGTTTCCGACAGCGAAAAATCCCGATCCGCTTTTATGAAAAAAAACAATTATACTTTTACCGGCGGTCTTGACGCTTCCGGCGCCATAGCGAAAAAATACGGAGTATTCGGTATTCCGGCAAGTTTTTTGATTTCTCCCGACGGAAAAATCGAAGATGTGTTTGTGGGCGCTATGACGCCTGAAAAACTTGCTTCGTTCGTAAGCGCTTATGAAAAGTGA
- a CDS encoding carbohydrate ABC transporter permease: MNNIAKRKIENLIWYIVLFILFLYLFMPFWWMVVTSFKTYSEVYSKPYSLMFTSFHWQNYPDVLKSMPFFNYLWNTIKISVFVCLGTLVTSGMAAYAFSRLCFPGRDMLFYIYLATLMIPRQVILIPNFLLFRRLGLLDTHWALILSGTFTAYGTFLLRQFFLTIPRELEEAAVVDGYGYFSRFVRIIIPLAKPALTTLLIITLLNIWNEYLYALVFLQSDHTRTLTLGLALLRGDFDIKWNQVMAATIFSIAPIVVVYLSAQRYFVEGIALTGIKG, from the coding sequence ATGAATAACATTGCAAAGAGAAAAATAGAAAATCTAATATGGTATATCGTGCTTTTTATCCTCTTTTTGTACTTATTCATGCCTTTTTGGTGGATGGTCGTAACAAGTTTTAAAACTTATTCCGAAGTATACTCAAAACCTTATTCGCTAATGTTTACAAGCTTTCACTGGCAAAACTATCCGGACGTGCTTAAATCTATGCCGTTTTTCAATTACCTTTGGAACACAATAAAAATTTCGGTCTTTGTGTGTCTCGGAACCCTCGTAACATCGGGAATGGCGGCCTATGCGTTTTCAAGGCTCTGTTTTCCGGGACGCGACATGCTGTTTTACATCTATCTTGCTACGCTGATGATCCCACGGCAGGTTATTCTCATACCGAATTTTCTTTTGTTCAGACGTCTCGGTCTTCTTGACACCCACTGGGCACTAATACTGTCGGGCACGTTCACCGCATACGGAACATTCCTTTTGCGTCAGTTTTTTCTTACCATTCCGCGGGAACTTGAAGAAGCCGCCGTCGTCGACGGATACGGATATTTTTCCAGATTCGTGCGGATAATAATTCCATTGGCAAAGCCCGCTCTGACAACGCTTCTTATAATCACGCTGCTCAACATTTGGAACGAATACCTGTATGCTCTCGTATTCCTGCAAAGCGACCACACCCGCACGTTAACTCTGGGGCTTGCTCTTTTGCGGGGCGACTTTGACATAAAATGGAATCAGGTTATGGCGGCCACAATATTCAGCATCGCGCCCATCGTAGTGGTTTACCTTTCGGCGCAGCGGTATTTTGTTGAAGGAATAGCGCTTACTGGCATTAAAGGCTAG
- a CDS encoding 4Fe-4S binding protein, whose amino-acid sequence MVRQNKIRRKLIQFTAMLVYNADVTNWFSGGISRSVIKNVCVPGLNCYSCPGAISSCPLGSIQNIIANGKFPFFVTGFLMLTGTLIGRMVCGFLCPAGLIQELLYKIPSKKIRKTQRSVKITRKIALFKYLLLGVLCILLPLIFFLRDGLGSPFFCKSLCPAGTLGAGLPLMLMNETLRSALGLLFSWKMSVAIVFVVWSVFMFRPFCRFFCPLGAAYSFFNKIAVFGIKRDDTKCTHCNACTLGCQMDTLNVNDRECIRCNECIARCRFGALNIVTLGQNKIFQSKK is encoded by the coding sequence TTGGTTAGGCAGAATAAAATACGAAGAAAGCTCATTCAGTTTACGGCCATGCTCGTTTACAACGCGGACGTCACAAATTGGTTTTCAGGGGGAATATCCCGTTCCGTCATCAAAAATGTCTGTGTTCCGGGATTGAACTGTTATTCTTGCCCGGGAGCGATTTCTTCTTGCCCTCTGGGATCTATTCAAAACATCATCGCAAACGGTAAATTTCCGTTTTTTGTGACGGGCTTTCTTATGCTTACAGGAACTCTTATCGGCCGCATGGTGTGTGGTTTTTTATGTCCCGCAGGCTTGATTCAGGAATTGCTTTATAAAATTCCGTCTAAAAAAATAAGAAAGACGCAAAGATCCGTAAAAATAACAAGGAAAATCGCTTTGTTTAAATATTTATTGCTCGGCGTTTTATGCATACTTTTGCCGCTTATTTTTTTTCTGAGGGACGGGCTGGGTTCTCCGTTTTTTTGTAAATCCCTGTGTCCTGCGGGAACTTTGGGAGCAGGTCTTCCTCTCATGCTAATGAACGAAACTCTAAGGAGCGCGCTGGGGCTGCTTTTTTCATGGAAGATGTCCGTGGCTATTGTGTTTGTCGTATGGAGCGTTTTTATGTTCCGGCCTTTTTGCCGTTTTTTTTGTCCGCTTGGAGCTGCCTATTCGTTTTTTAATAAGATTGCGGTTTTCGGAATAAAACGCGACGATACCAAATGCACGCATTGCAATGCCTGCACGCTCGGGTGTCAGATGGATACCTTGAATGTAAACGACAGGGAATGCATAAGATGCAATGAGTGCATAGCCCGATGCAGGTTCGGCGCTTTAAATATAGTAACCTTAGGGCAAAATAAAATTTTCCAAAGCAAAAAATGA
- a CDS encoding CD1871A family CXXC motif-containing protein yields the protein MKSEPPKFLRVFLIASSLALIFAGVLLGENAAIFQKAVFVCMECIGLG from the coding sequence ATGAAAAGTGAGCCGCCGAAATTTCTGCGTGTTTTTTTGATCGCTTCTTCTCTGGCTTTGATTTTTGCGGGCGTTTTGCTCGGCGAAAATGCGGCTATTTTTCAAAAAGCGGTTTTCGTCTGCATGGAGTGCATAGGTCTTGGTTAG
- a CDS encoding carbohydrate ABC transporter permease has protein sequence MSSIISGKKKSIKPEYIAAAIFLLPNLSGFLVFTVWPLIYSLILSFMDWGILNKPTFIGVNNYIDIAKDGNFWICLRNTALYSFIKVPLNLFFSLLLAILLNKALRARNFFRTVAFLPAVCSSVAVGVIWQPLLESSGNGLVNHILGFVGISPIPFLSSTAWAMPSVIFVGIWKELGYFMVIYLAGLQGLPKTYYEAAAIDGSGAVNTFFKITLPLLAPTTFFAFVTSLIGSFQIFDLTSVLTNGGPANATNTLVMYIYQNGFKWFRMGYASAIALILFLIIFAVTMIQNKIVNNGAVE, from the coding sequence ATGAGCAGTATTATTTCCGGCAAAAAAAAATCAATAAAACCAGAATACATAGCGGCTGCTATTTTTCTTTTGCCTAATCTGAGCGGCTTTTTGGTCTTTACCGTTTGGCCGTTAATCTACTCTCTGATACTCAGTTTTATGGACTGGGGAATCCTTAACAAGCCTACTTTTATAGGGGTCAACAATTACATAGACATCGCTAAGGACGGCAATTTCTGGATATGCTTACGCAATACGGCCTTATATTCCTTTATAAAAGTTCCTTTAAATCTGTTCTTTTCTTTACTGCTCGCCATACTTTTAAACAAGGCTTTAAGGGCCAGAAATTTTTTCCGTACGGTGGCCTTTCTTCCCGCAGTATGCTCTTCCGTAGCGGTCGGCGTTATATGGCAGCCGCTCCTTGAATCCAGCGGCAACGGGCTTGTAAACCATATCCTAGGCTTCGTAGGAATAAGTCCCATACCCTTCCTTTCTTCCACCGCGTGGGCAATGCCGTCGGTTATCTTTGTAGGAATCTGGAAAGAACTCGGCTATTTTATGGTAATTTATCTGGCGGGTCTTCAAGGTTTGCCCAAAACATACTACGAGGCGGCGGCCATAGACGGTTCAGGGGCCGTAAATACGTTCTTTAAGATAACGCTTCCGCTTTTGGCGCCCACAACATTTTTCGCCTTTGTAACGTCGCTCATAGGTTCATTCCAAATATTCGACTTAACTTCCGTGCTGACCAACGGCGGTCCCGCAAACGCCACGAATACCCTTGTTATGTATATATACCAAAACGGATTTAAATGGTTCAGGATGGGCTATGCGTCGGCGATAGCTCTAATTCTGTTCTTGATAATATTTGCGGTTACAATGATACAGAATAAAATCGTAAACAACGGAGCGGTGGAATAA
- a CDS encoding response regulator transcription factor encodes MDIKLLVVEDEPRALARYRNYIELYKGGFEIVATASTYEEAIKAFNTCKIDCIFTDIIIPGGTGLDLLEYVRSKKWDGICVIISGYDKFSYAQKAIRLGALDYLLKPIFENTFFKMLDKVRLKMGIISPVTNKYYDQLLPRYIKKAMEYVEHNYDSEIQLSSAAEQASVSAAYLSSRFTKYLGITFIDFVKYYRVQVVKSLLEKSSIDCSLDEIADKTGFCDSSYLNHCFKKLQGVTPRKYQLDYHAKEKQNHQSSAT; translated from the coding sequence GTGGATATTAAACTGCTTGTAGTGGAAGATGAACCGCGCGCTCTTGCCAGATACCGTAACTATATAGAACTCTATAAAGGCGGATTTGAAATCGTTGCAACCGCTTCAACCTATGAGGAAGCGATAAAAGCTTTTAATACATGCAAAATCGATTGTATATTTACGGATATTATTATTCCCGGCGGAACAGGGCTGGACCTGCTTGAATATGTGCGTTCAAAAAAATGGGACGGAATTTGCGTAATAATTTCCGGATACGATAAATTTTCTTATGCCCAAAAAGCCATAAGGCTCGGAGCGTTGGATTATCTTCTTAAGCCCATCTTTGAAAATACGTTTTTTAAAATGCTGGATAAAGTACGGTTAAAGATGGGTATAATATCGCCTGTAACAAATAAATATTACGATCAGTTGCTGCCCAGATACATCAAAAAGGCGATGGAATATGTCGAACACAACTATGACAGTGAAATTCAGCTTAGCAGCGCTGCCGAACAGGCGAGTGTATCGGCGGCGTATCTTTCAAGCAGGTTTACAAAGTATTTAGGGATTACGTTCATTGATTTTGTAAAATATTATAGAGTACAGGTGGTTAAATCGCTTTTGGAAAAATCATCAATAGACTGTTCTTTAGATGAGATTGCGGATAAAACGGGATTTTGCGATTCTTCTTATCTAAATCATTGTTTTAAAAAGTTACAGGGAGTTACGCCGAGAAAATATCAGCTGGATTATCATGCAAAAGAAAAACAAAATCATCAAAGTAGCGCGACTTAA
- a CDS encoding alpha/beta hydrolase: protein MPHLKVDFISYTLKRNVAINVMIPGLIADEIIAGERTHRPKAPYPVLYLLHGYWGDSGSWERYTSVERYAEEYGIAIVTMSAENNFYVDMADLDLGYTATRIFGPNYWDFLEKELPDFLSAFFPLSKKAQDTYIAGLSMGGYGALIHGFSNPAKFRAVGAFSPPTTLTTDVLGKYDTLDKKIVEKYEPINIIKRQMAKGKKLPALYYSYGSKDFLVPCQDWFENELVKAKFEHTYKKADEYAHEWPLWDKELDGFLAWLPRTDIYHTPGKKRKV from the coding sequence ATGCCGCATTTAAAAGTCGATTTTATTTCATATACTTTAAAAAGGAATGTAGCGATTAACGTTATGATTCCCGGCCTTATAGCCGACGAGATCATTGCAGGCGAGCGCACTCACAGACCCAAGGCTCCCTATCCTGTGCTTTACCTGCTGCACGGTTACTGGGGCGATTCAGGCTCGTGGGAACGTTATACCAGCGTTGAGCGATATGCGGAAGAATACGGTATCGCGATAGTGACTATGTCTGCGGAAAACAATTTTTATGTAGACATGGCCGATCTTGATTTGGGCTATACGGCGACGAGAATTTTCGGCCCGAACTATTGGGACTTTCTTGAAAAAGAATTGCCGGATTTTTTAAGCGCGTTTTTTCCGCTTTCCAAAAAAGCTCAAGATACCTATATCGCGGGCTTGTCTATGGGAGGCTACGGAGCTTTGATCCACGGATTTTCGAACCCTGCCAAATTCCGTGCGGTGGGAGCCTTTTCTCCTCCCACCACTCTTACAACCGATGTGCTCGGAAAATACGATACGCTTGACAAAAAGATTGTTGAAAAATATGAACCGATAAATATAATTAAACGACAGATGGCCAAAGGGAAAAAACTTCCCGCTTTATATTATTCTTACGGATCAAAGGACTTTTTGGTTCCCTGCCAGGATTGGTTTGAAAACGAACTTGTAAAAGCCAAGTTTGAGCATACATATAAAAAAGCGGATGAATATGCCCACGAATGGCCGCTTTGGGATAAGGAACTTGACGGTTTTTTGGCGTGGCTCCCGCGGACGGATATTTATCATACGCCGGGGAAGAAGAGGAAGGTTTAA
- a CDS encoding Gfo/Idh/MocA family protein translates to MAADYDKKDGANYAPKGEKNIVCKPGEFIVGACGLAHGHISGMCNGLSEAGATIGYVYDPDPEKVKEFIKMFPSAKALPSQGALMNTKEIKLVASAGIANERCGIGLDALDHGKFYFSDKPPMTTQAQVEEARTKVRKTGLKWFVYYAERLHVESAIYAEQLIKEGRIGEIVSIKGWGPHRTGLSKRPEWFFKKEQYGGIITDIGSHQLEQVLYYADAKDARLISSRVGNLKHPQYPELEDYGDATFITDNGIPCYISVDWFTPDGLSTWGDGRLWICGTKGYIEIRKYVDVAASKEADHVIVVDEKGEYHYNVHGKIGFPYFGKLILDCLNNTETAMSQEHTFRAIELAIEAERKAVIIK, encoded by the coding sequence ATGGCGGCAGATTATGATAAAAAAGACGGAGCTAATTACGCTCCCAAAGGCGAAAAGAACATCGTATGTAAACCGGGAGAATTCATAGTAGGAGCGTGCGGTTTGGCGCACGGGCACATAAGCGGCATGTGTAACGGACTCAGCGAAGCCGGCGCTACGATCGGCTACGTATATGATCCCGATCCTGAAAAAGTTAAGGAATTTATAAAAATGTTTCCGTCTGCAAAGGCTCTCCCTTCTCAGGGAGCTCTTATGAACACAAAGGAGATAAAGCTTGTTGCGAGCGCGGGTATAGCAAACGAGAGGTGCGGCATAGGGCTTGACGCTCTCGATCACGGAAAGTTTTATTTTTCGGACAAGCCGCCGATGACAACGCAGGCTCAGGTTGAAGAAGCCAGAACGAAGGTAAGAAAAACAGGGCTGAAATGGTTCGTCTACTATGCCGAGCGTCTGCATGTTGAATCGGCCATTTATGCCGAACAGCTCATAAAAGAAGGAAGGATCGGCGAGATTGTTTCAATAAAAGGCTGGGGGCCTCATCGTACCGGGCTTTCAAAACGTCCCGAATGGTTTTTTAAAAAAGAACAGTACGGCGGAATTATTACCGACATAGGTTCTCATCAGCTTGAGCAAGTTCTGTACTATGCGGACGCAAAGGATGCGCGCCTTATTTCCAGCCGAGTAGGAAACTTAAAGCATCCCCAATACCCTGAATTGGAAGATTACGGCGATGCGACTTTTATAACCGACAACGGCATTCCGTGTTATATAAGCGTAGACTGGTTCACTCCCGACGGCCTTTCCACATGGGGAGACGGGCGTCTGTGGATCTGCGGTACGAAGGGCTATATTGAGATAAGAAAATATGTAGACGTCGCCGCGTCCAAGGAAGCCGACCATGTTATTGTCGTCGATGAAAAGGGCGAATACCACTACAACGTACACGGGAAAATAGGATTTCCGTATTTCGGTAAACTCATACTGGATTGTTTGAATAATACCGAAACCGCGATGTCCCAAGAGCACACTTTCCGCGCTATAGAACTTGCCATAGAAGCGGAAAGAAAGGCCGTCATAATAAAATGA
- a CDS encoding Gfo/Idh/MocA family protein: protein MRYALVGCGRIAPSHIQSAIDTGLEIAGLCDTDIAKAQALAERYNLKKDICYADFKTMISDVKPIDFVSVATDSGSHHDVVMAAFSMGLNVLCEKPMAMSLKDADEMIGTAEKKGLVLGICQQNRLNNTTVLVKKAVDKGAFGTISNAAVCVRWSRERSYYAGDDWRGKWASDGGALMNQCIHGFDLLRYLLGPDIDYLYAVLGNREHPYLEVEDIGIGLIKFKNGVIATAEGTVNTYKNNLEETLTIIGENGTVKLGGQAAERIDFWEFKDPEVNGWKTETQNFSSVYGDGHARIFEDFIRTLKQGGKPFVDGSAGRNALETVLAFYESWRTKKAVSFPLKDGATISMERISLR from the coding sequence ATGAGATACGCGTTAGTCGGCTGCGGCAGAATAGCCCCGAGCCATATTCAGAGCGCAATAGACACAGGCCTTGAAATAGCGGGACTTTGCGACACGGATATTGCTAAGGCACAGGCGTTGGCCGAACGCTATAACCTTAAAAAAGACATATGTTACGCAGATTTTAAAACAATGATAAGCGACGTAAAGCCAATTGACTTTGTTTCCGTCGCGACCGACAGCGGAAGTCATCATGACGTTGTCATGGCGGCTTTTTCTATGGGATTGAATGTCTTATGTGAAAAACCCATGGCCATGAGCCTTAAAGATGCCGATGAAATGATCGGCACGGCAGAGAAAAAAGGGCTCGTTTTGGGCATCTGTCAGCAAAATCGGCTGAACAATACGACTGTTTTGGTAAAAAAAGCTGTGGACAAAGGCGCATTCGGCACAATATCGAACGCCGCCGTATGTGTCCGCTGGTCGCGCGAGCGCTCGTATTACGCAGGCGACGATTGGAGAGGCAAGTGGGCGAGCGACGGCGGCGCACTGATGAACCAGTGCATACACGGATTCGACCTTCTTCGCTATTTGCTAGGGCCGGATATAGATTATCTGTATGCCGTGCTAGGCAACAGGGAACATCCGTATCTGGAAGTTGAAGATATCGGCATCGGGCTTATAAAGTTCAAAAACGGCGTCATTGCGACGGCCGAAGGCACGGTGAACACGTACAAAAATAATCTGGAAGAAACTTTAACGATCATAGGCGAAAACGGAACGGTCAAACTGGGAGGTCAGGCTGCCGAACGTATTGATTTTTGGGAATTTAAAGATCCTGAAGTAAACGGATGGAAGACAGAAACACAGAACTTTTCTTCCGTGTACGGAGACGGGCACGCGCGTATTTTTGAAGATTTTATACGAACCTTGAAGCAAGGCGGAAAACCCTTTGTCGACGGATCTGCGGGACGCAATGCGCTTGAGACGGTTCTGGCCTTTTACGAAAGCTGGAGAACAAAAAAAGCCGTTTCATTCCCGCTTAAAGACGGCGCGACAATTTCGATGGAAAGAATATCGTTAAGATAA
- a CDS encoding sensor histidine kinase, producing the protein MQKKNKIIKVARLKISESNTIVILFIIIGLLCASMFTSIILERKSTKILSSYIMQILAKYTLGINDEISDSIKIVVAQINSIQYILQTSSNETIRDELMRITRSNNIIRNAVAVKKKSKEARAGGTPNRTGDARSDAAVPAVNSTEYVCISTISVNDENAFVRYRPFVSAMTDPMLPNGYPVLLSPYIETMGFTTVLPCLVKDKLNDTYVFFEVNTLYMLQNMKNFRRSALLKNYLPESINIYNNDGVLIETTDNIKRKKVPTLQTDDIFSQFNSYDSSLELFTYKTKNSIWMMEKGSDIGLSAAVCIPADFISRNTVTIRFAIFFITLLSNIAIFLTLFTTFKVAKNNQRFAVMQTETRFNALQNKMRPHLFFNTLDNIVCAIEENDSQGALDCIRALAYILQIDLRDNEDEIVMAKQVRYIHSYVNLQEVRYKGKFGFTMDIGLGKYDMDNLKLLKFCVQPLVENCFVHSVHQGRQFTNISVTYKVTDKVSVIVFNDGDPLPEKKRNELRKSLKTAAKLDASHIGLVSINERIKLKYGKKYGLDVLPVPSGFKVRVRLPVLTQQ; encoded by the coding sequence ATGCAAAAGAAAAACAAAATCATCAAAGTAGCGCGACTTAAAATATCCGAAAGCAACACGATAGTGATCTTATTTATCATAATCGGATTGCTGTGCGCTTCCATGTTCACTTCCATAATTTTGGAAAGAAAGAGCACAAAAATACTCAGCTCATATATCATGCAGATCCTTGCCAAATATACGCTTGGCATTAACGATGAAATTTCAGATTCGATAAAGATAGTAGTGGCGCAAATAAATTCTATCCAATACATACTTCAAACTTCTTCAAATGAAACTATACGCGACGAACTTATGCGTATAACCCGAAGCAACAATATCATAAGAAATGCCGTCGCCGTAAAGAAAAAAAGTAAAGAGGCAAGAGCAGGCGGAACGCCAAACCGTACCGGCGATGCGCGTTCGGATGCCGCAGTACCCGCCGTAAATTCTACGGAATATGTCTGCATATCGACTATTTCCGTAAATGATGAAAATGCGTTTGTAAGATACCGTCCGTTCGTTTCGGCGATGACCGATCCCATGTTGCCGAACGGCTATCCCGTTCTTCTTAGTCCGTACATAGAAACCATGGGCTTTACAACCGTCCTTCCCTGCCTTGTAAAAGATAAATTGAACGATACCTATGTGTTTTTTGAAGTAAACACTCTTTACATGCTGCAAAATATGAAAAATTTCAGACGGTCGGCTTTGCTTAAGAATTATCTGCCTGAAAGCATAAACATTTACAACAATGACGGCGTTTTGATTGAAACTACGGACAATATAAAGCGAAAAAAAGTTCCTACGCTGCAAACGGACGATATTTTTTCTCAGTTTAATTCCTATGACAGCAGCTTGGAGCTTTTTACTTATAAGACAAAAAATTCTATTTGGATGATGGAAAAGGGATCCGACATAGGCCTGTCTGCGGCGGTATGTATTCCTGCGGACTTTATTTCCAGAAATACGGTTACAATAAGATTTGCGATTTTTTTCATTACATTGTTGAGCAATATTGCTATTTTTCTCACGCTTTTTACCACGTTCAAGGTCGCCAAAAACAATCAGCGTTTTGCGGTCATGCAGACGGAAACGCGTTTTAATGCCTTGCAGAATAAGATGCGACCTCATCTTTTTTTCAATACGCTGGACAACATCGTATGTGCGATAGAAGAAAACGACAGTCAAGGCGCGCTTGATTGCATAAGGGCTCTTGCCTATATCCTGCAAATAGACTTGAGGGATAACGAAGACGAGATTGTCATGGCAAAACAGGTGCGGTACATACACAGCTATGTAAATCTTCAGGAAGTAAGATATAAGGGGAAATTCGGTTTTACGATGGACATAGGTCTGGGTAAATACGACATGGATAATTTGAAACTGCTGAAATTTTGCGTGCAGCCGCTTGTGGAAAACTGTTTTGTGCATTCGGTTCATCAGGGACGGCAGTTTACGAATATTTCGGTAACTTACAAGGTTACGGATAAGGTAAGCGTAATTGTTTTTAACGACGGAGATCCGCTGCCTGAAAAAAAGCGGAACGAGCTGCGAAAATCGCTTAAGACGGCTGCAAAACTCGACGCTTCTCACATAGGTTTGGTCAGCATAAACGAGCGTATAAAGCTTAAATACGGAAAAAAATACGGACTTGACGTGCTGCCTGTTCCTTCGGGATTTAAGGTGAGGGTGCGGCTGCCTGTTTTGACGCAGCAATAA